From the genome of Symphalangus syndactylus isolate Jambi chromosome 13, NHGRI_mSymSyn1-v2.1_pri, whole genome shotgun sequence:
GCACCTCTAGATCAttgaagtggtgtgatctagggCCGGGAAGACTGAGTGTGCCCCTCCCTTCATCCCGCAGGTCCCATTCAGCTGTGGCAGTTCCTCCTGGAGCTGCTCCACGACGGGGCGCGTAGCAGCTGCATCCGTTGGACTGGCAACAGCCGCGAGTTCCAGCTATGCGACCCCAAAGAGGTGGGGCAGCTCCCCTGCCCAGCCAAATCCTGCCCCGTCTCTTCTGGTTCTATTTAGCCCCGCCCAAGGGCTAGGTTCAATCGCCTAGCCCtcggccccgcccctccccggcCCACTCGAGGCCCCGCCCAACCCTTCTCAAACCCAGTCTCCCGCCTGGACTCCTGCCTTAACCAACCCACTCTCCACCCGGCTCTGCGAGGCCTCGTCCAGGTCTGCACTGCACACCGCCCCCAGGCCCGCCCCGCCCCACTATCGCCAAGCCCCGCCCCTTCCCACTCCGACCGAGCCCGACCTCTGTCCTAGGTGGCTCGGCTGTGGGGCGAGCGCAAGAGAAAGCCGGGCATGAATTACGAGAAGCTGAGCCGAGGCCTGCGCTACTACTATCGCCGCGACATCGTGCGCAAGAGCGGGGGGCGCAAGTACACGTACCGCTTCGGGGGCTGCGTGCCCAGCCTAGCCTATCTGGACTGTGCAGGGGGCGGACGGGgagcagagacacaataaaaattccCGGTCAAACCTCTTCGCGCGTGCTCCTCTGCTGCATTCTTCTCGCTGATACTGACTACACCAGCTAGGGAGCCTAAGTGTGCAGCTCCGCATGTTGGAATTTGGCTTCCCCACCTCGGAGACCCAGGCGTCTGGGCCTTCATCTCTTTCCTCTCACATGATCCAGAGGCCTGGATCCTTGCTCCCTAAAAGACTGCAGTGTCTTAGTCCTCTCCTCCCCGAAGACCCTGAAGTGCGGGCCACCAGCCCCAAGTCTCTTAAGCGCCCAGGTCCCTAAGCCCCGCCCCTCGCCGTCAGTTTCCCGGGTCCCGCCCCCTTAGGCCCCGCCTCTCGACCCCGCCTTCATTCCCTCCGCAGTCTTCGCGGACTTCCCACCTCTGTGGTTAGTTTTGGGATAAGGAACCACTCACCTCCAGTGCTGGGCAATGACCAAAGGAGACCCAGACTCAGGGAGCCTGCCATGTGCCCGCCCTGTGatgagacatgcaaagaaactaaacccaaagccCATAGGGCCTACTGTGTCCCTGCCCTGTGTCGGGATTTGTAAAGGAATCAGACCCAATCATGAGAGTATATCTGCTGTGTCCCCTTGAAGAGAAGACTCAGACCCTGAAAAGGGCTTACTGTGCTGTGTGTCCTCCCAGTGCAAGGGATCGTCAAAGAATTAAAACCAGTGCTTGCACCCCAACACCACTCACTCTTTCCCCACTCCAAGCTGGAGGACACAGGACTCAGACCTACACTGTAAAGAAAGCCTACGCCATTCTGAGAGCCACTGAGCCCCTAAAGAGAGCCTGCTGTGTGGTCGTCCTGTGAGCgatgctggggatacagcagggACCAAGACAGCCCTGGACCCTCCCCttaaggagctcacagtccaGTGGGAAGACAGACCCATCACCAGAGTGTTTTGAGCTGGGATGAGAAGACTCCAGGGGATTGAGGGAGGGCCAAAAGGAGAGACCTGATCTAGCCCAGGAGGAGAAGGGTCAGGGGAGACTCCCTGGAGGAGACAGCTGATTTGAGAAATCAGGTGGGCAAAGAAtgtttcaggcagaaggaacaagATCAAAGGCCCAGAGGTGGACGATCTCATACCACTGCTCAAAAGTATCAAtgtgggccaggcatagtggctcacacatgtaatctcagcactttgggaggctgaggcaggaggatggcttgaggccaggagttccagaccagcctgagcaacataggagagacccccatctctatttaaaaaattaaaaataaacgtGGCTACAGCAGCAACAGGGACCAATTCATAAAGGATCTGTGGGCCGTGGTGAGGAGCCTGGACTGTCTCCAGGGCTCCTGGGGAGCCAtc
Proteins encoded in this window:
- the ETV2 gene encoding ETS translocation variant 2 isoform X4 is translated as MDVWNWDEASPQEVPPGNKLAGLEGAELGFYFPDPALQGDTPIATAETCWKGPIQLWQFLLELLHDGARSSCIRWTGNSREFQLCDPKEVARLWGERKRKPGMNYEKLSRGLRYYYRRDIVRKSGGRKYTYRFGGCVPSLAYLDCAGGGRGAETQ